A window of the Eubacterium sp. 1001713B170207_170306_E7 genome harbors these coding sequences:
- a CDS encoding DUF3846 domain-containing protein, whose amino-acid sequence MPKYDVTVTELACAVVTVEAADKEAAKDQVEAMFNRGECSFTDDKDLEFEAELNPEAFYEIQEPEEITVLMVPEGKPPKPQTVENSMRAINRMMGGFVEFYPLEIPTVIIWIRRKQFDKTEMNRMIDDEKGNHQRDVYGDFFLCNRAPDGQNFESLTPEQIKKYTQRFEQPDEMRTSPKDQKRPKKKRDNVR is encoded by the coding sequence ATGCCCAAATATGATGTCACCGTTACCGAACTTGCCTGTGCCGTTGTGACGGTTGAGGCAGCAGACAAAGAAGCCGCGAAGGATCAGGTGGAAGCCATGTTTAACCGTGGGGAGTGTTCCTTTACGGATGATAAAGACCTCGAATTTGAAGCCGAATTAAACCCCGAGGCGTTTTATGAAATTCAGGAACCTGAAGAAATAACCGTTTTGATGGTGCCAGAAGGGAAGCCGCCAAAGCCCCAAACCGTTGAAAACAGTATGCGAGCCATCAACCGAATGATGGGTGGATTTGTGGAGTTTTATCCCTTGGAAATCCCCACGGTCATCATCTGGATCAGAAGAAAACAGTTTGATAAAACAGAAATGAATCGAATGATCGATGATGAAAAAGGCAATCATCAGCGGGATGTCTACGGTGATTTTTTCCTTTGTAACCGGGCACCAGATGGCCAAAACTTTGAAAGCCTGACCCCGGAACAGATCAAGAAATACACTCAAAGATTTGAACAACCCGATGAAATGCGAACGTCCCCCAAGGATCAAAAACGCCCGAAAAAGAAACGGGATAACGTGCGTTAA
- a CDS encoding DUF3846 domain-containing protein → MEKYVVTVCETRQREIEVEAESAELARKIIKERWCQRGHLCLDEMDFAHVTIEAEPSPKKREKITYLYVPVGKPPEVRTVIKDSETMRRLLREYRRARPLEENVALMSRETNQPLNRALYGEDHDLQTVITGDFLIFHAPWDKGYCESLTPEQIKKYQERFQYPEKFVKNGDEFSVITIKTKPKAHAR, encoded by the coding sequence ATGGAAAAATATGTTGTCACAGTCTGCGAAACACGTCAGCGGGAAATTGAAGTGGAGGCTGAAAGTGCCGAGCTGGCCCGGAAAATCATAAAAGAAAGATGGTGTCAACGGGGGCATTTGTGTCTGGATGAAATGGATTTTGCCCATGTCACCATTGAAGCCGAGCCAAGCCCCAAAAAGCGCGAAAAGATCACCTATCTCTATGTGCCGGTGGGAAAACCGCCCGAGGTCCGAACTGTGATTAAGGATTCCGAAACGATGCGAAGGCTGCTAAGAGAGTACCGGAGGGCACGTCCACTTGAGGAGAACGTGGCACTGATGAGCCGGGAAACCAACCAACCTTTAAACCGCGCGCTTTATGGCGAAGACCATGATTTACAGACGGTTATCACCGGCGATTTTTTGATTTTTCATGCACCCTGGGATAAAGGGTACTGTGAAAGTTTGACGCCGGAACAGATAAAAAAATACCAGGAGCGCTTCCAATATCCCGAAAAATTTGTCAAAAACGGCGATGAATTTTCAGTCATCACCATTAAAACCAAGCCCAAAGCGCACGCGCGATGA
- a CDS encoding plasmid mobilization relaxosome protein MobC, which produces MRTRTVDIHFRLTPSEAKRLNANVQKTGLNRSEYLRTLVEGKQPCEKPDETFYEMMGEMRAIGINLNQIAAKANVLGFVDQPRYEKEAARWRQFMLAVKEKFLEPK; this is translated from the coding sequence ATGCGCACACGAACCGTTGACATTCACTTTCGGCTGACCCCGTCTGAAGCCAAACGCCTGAACGCCAACGTCCAAAAGACCGGGCTGAACCGGTCTGAGTATCTCAGAACCCTGGTCGAGGGCAAGCAGCCCTGCGAAAAACCCGACGAGACGTTTTATGAGATGATGGGAGAAATGCGGGCCATTGGCATCAACCTGAACCAGATTGCGGCCAAGGCCAACGTGCTGGGCTTTGTGGATCAGCCCCGGTATGAAAAAGAAGCGGCCCGATGGCGGCAGTTCATGCTGGCAGTCAAAGAAAAATTCCTGGAGCCTAAATAA
- a CDS encoding relaxase/mobilization nuclease domain-containing protein translates to MATTKIWDVHGRIDHVINYVLNHDKTENEGFAETATEGETLQALTGYVTQVDKIKQPFFVTGLNCLPETAVQEMKLTQKQYHKEGGIIAYHGYQSFAPGEVTAEQAHEIGVKLAKELWGDRFEVIIATHQDREHLHNHFVLNAISFKDGLRYYDCNATYDLMRETSDRLCKAYQLSVIEDPQTGRRPSYKAYLDKESGKPIWHDLIIKDIDAVMAESVTLRQFFFRMRQKGYQFKPNAKYFTLRPPGKERFVRIDRKYPEYSLEKIEARIYAQEKIKRHQPEPSITHKKMKLQGNYQKVKKTGGLRGLYLHYCYRLGVFEKRKNKKRDTAHLNFVYREDIRKLEQITDETIFLCHHKMDSLEALQAFKASNQEKIKTQCIARKKLRNQLRTVKDEPQRSELLNQAAELSVQIKKLRKEVRLCESIEERAVSLREKMKAAEAEAEKSKNEKEVKHIEH, encoded by the coding sequence ATGGCCACCACCAAAATCTGGGACGTCCATGGCCGGATCGACCATGTGATCAACTACGTCCTCAACCATGACAAAACTGAAAACGAAGGCTTTGCAGAAACAGCGACAGAGGGGGAAACCCTTCAAGCCCTCACCGGTTATGTTACCCAGGTGGATAAAATCAAACAGCCCTTCTTTGTGACCGGGCTCAATTGTCTGCCCGAAACCGCGGTCCAGGAAATGAAATTGACCCAAAAGCAATATCATAAGGAAGGTGGCATTATAGCCTATCATGGCTATCAGAGCTTTGCCCCCGGAGAGGTCACCGCCGAGCAGGCCCACGAGATCGGCGTGAAGCTGGCCAAGGAACTCTGGGGTGACCGTTTTGAGGTGATCATCGCGACCCATCAGGACCGGGAGCACCTTCATAATCATTTTGTCCTCAATGCCATCTCTTTTAAAGACGGGCTTCGATATTACGATTGCAACGCCACCTACGACCTCATGCGCGAGACCTCGGACCGGCTCTGCAAGGCATACCAGTTGTCTGTCATTGAAGATCCGCAGACGGGAAGGCGGCCAAGCTACAAAGCCTACCTGGATAAAGAGTCCGGTAAACCCATCTGGCATGATCTGATCATCAAGGACATTGACGCGGTTATGGCGGAGAGCGTGACCCTGCGCCAGTTCTTTTTCCGGATGCGGCAGAAGGGCTACCAATTTAAGCCAAACGCCAAATATTTTACCTTAAGGCCGCCGGGCAAGGAACGCTTTGTCCGCATTGACCGCAAATACCCAGAGTACAGCCTGGAGAAAATCGAAGCCCGGATTTACGCGCAGGAAAAAATCAAGCGTCATCAACCCGAACCGAGCATCACCCATAAAAAAATGAAACTCCAGGGCAATTATCAGAAAGTTAAAAAGACAGGAGGTCTGCGGGGCCTGTACCTGCATTACTGCTACCGGCTGGGTGTCTTTGAGAAAAGAAAAAACAAAAAGCGGGATACCGCCCATTTAAATTTTGTCTACCGGGAGGACATCCGCAAGCTTGAGCAGATAACGGATGAAACCATCTTTTTATGTCACCACAAAATGGACAGCCTGGAAGCACTGCAAGCCTTCAAGGCATCCAACCAGGAGAAAATCAAGACACAGTGCATTGCGAGGAAGAAGCTGCGCAACCAGCTCCGCACGGTCAAAGACGAACCCCAGCGGTCCGAGCTTTTGAACCAAGCGGCGGAGCTGAGTGTCCAGATTAAGAAGCTGAGAAAGGAGGTGAGGCTGTGTGAAAGCATTGAGGAACGGGCTGTAAGCCTGCGTGAAAAAATGAAAGCTGCCGAAGCGGAAGCAGAAAAATCAAAAAATGAAAAGGAGGTAAAACACATTGAACACTAG
- a CDS encoding PcfB family protein has product MNTSGDAAESIVRLSMEGIEAALRVTGSGAKGLAMVIIALLQSKDSIRNKGRTRLKTMLKSGKPTAVFAVKNEDLQSFMASAKKYGILYAVVRDPNGMEHDVTDVIVKSEDAGRVNRLVEKFDLNVKDIGAIVLEREREALLSAQNQEKGSNETLNPDEEAAYQKEEANAQAVVNDLFGEAPELEHPERETSPEAVVEDLFTPTEKNITKEEAATGESPGMSPETPLKAKSPRSEPSSPPDKDATIEAPTKPSVKAALNQIKADRAAQIARVAVKEALVAEKTARPSISKAGPKKNMKKNSAKKKTKGGKTR; this is encoded by the coding sequence TTGAACACTAGTGGAGACGCGGCGGAGAGTATTGTCCGTCTGAGCATGGAAGGCATCGAAGCCGCCCTGCGGGTTACCGGTTCTGGAGCCAAGGGGCTGGCCATGGTGATCATTGCCCTGCTTCAGAGCAAGGACAGTATCCGGAACAAAGGCCGGACCCGATTGAAAACCATGCTGAAATCCGGCAAGCCAACCGCGGTCTTTGCCGTCAAAAACGAAGATCTGCAATCTTTTATGGCATCGGCCAAAAAATACGGCATTCTGTATGCGGTCGTCCGCGACCCGAACGGTATGGAACATGACGTCACCGACGTGATTGTCAAATCCGAAGACGCAGGCCGGGTCAACCGGCTGGTTGAGAAGTTTGACCTGAACGTGAAGGACATCGGCGCCATCGTCTTAGAAAGAGAGCGGGAAGCCCTTCTGTCAGCCCAGAATCAGGAAAAAGGAAGCAATGAAACGTTGAATCCCGACGAGGAAGCCGCGTATCAGAAAGAGGAAGCCAATGCTCAGGCAGTCGTCAACGATCTCTTTGGAGAAGCTCCGGAGCTTGAGCATCCAGAGCGTGAGACCTCTCCGGAAGCCGTGGTGGAGGATCTCTTTACCCCAACGGAAAAAAACATCACGAAAGAAGAAGCTGCCACGGGGGAGTCTCCAGGGATGTCCCCGGAAACCCCTTTGAAGGCGAAAAGCCCTCGGTCCGAGCCTTCCTCGCCGCCAGACAAAGACGCTACTATTGAAGCACCGACAAAACCGTCCGTGAAAGCCGCACTCAACCAGATTAAAGCCGACCGCGCGGCCCAGATCGCCAGGGTAGCGGTGAAGGAGGCTCTTGTCGCAGAAAAAACAGCCCGGC